From Apium graveolens cultivar Ventura chromosome 9, ASM990537v1, whole genome shotgun sequence, the proteins below share one genomic window:
- the LOC141685871 gene encoding GDSL esterase/lipase At5g42170-like, which translates to MLMKIKHRSSLKINLISTISLYFCFLNSQGLFHLPDNITIPAIFSFGDSIMDQGNNNYLISPAKCNYLPYGKDFQDGFAPTGRFTNGKTPLDIIAGDLGIKDTVPAYLNPKNTDTDLLTGVSFDSGASGYDPCTSSLLKVIPMSYQLRMFEEYISKLQVIAGKERTSYVLGNSMFLVVAGTVDFATSYYLSGVRKSEYDVPSYADLLVGYASTFIQQIYKLGARKIGVFGMPPLGCVPYMRKLGGRNSKSCAEDQNEAALIYNAKLMKMLNSSIPNLPLSKVVYLDIYKAMLDIIHHPHSYGMEVVDKSCCSIGLQAAASVGGETCLDSSRYLFWDNIHPTQKGYTLLVDQILPLHFNNFF; encoded by the exons ATGTTGATGAAAATAAAGCATCGCTCCTCTTTGAAAATCAACTTGATTAGTActatttctttatatttttgcTTTTTAAACAGCCAAGGCCTCTTTCATCTCCCGGATAATATAACAATTCCAGCTATTTTCAGCTTCGGGGACTCCATCATGGACCAAGGCAACAATAACTATCTCATTTCGCCAGCAAAATGCAACTATCTCCCATATGGCAAGGATTTCCAGGATGGATTTGCGCCGACAGGAAGGTTTACCAATGGAAAGACTCCACTGGATATTATAG CTGGGGATTTAGGAATCAAAGATACAGTTCCTGCATATCTAAATCCAAAAAACACAGACACAGATCTTCTCACTGGTGTAAGCTTTGACTCGGGAGCTTCTGGATATGACCCTTGCACATCTTCTTTACT AAAAGTGATACCAATGTCATACCAACTGAGAATGTTTGAAGAGTACATCAGCAAATTACAAGTGATAGCCggaaaagaaagaacaagctatGTATTGGGAAACAGCATGTTTTTAGTAGTAGCCGGCACAGTTGATTTCGCAACATCCTATTATCTCAGTGGTGTGAGGAAGTCAGAGTATGATGTTCCCTCTTATGCTGATCTTCTAGTAGGCTATGCATCTACTTTTATACAG CAAATATACAAACTTGGAGCGCGGAAAATCGGTGTTTTTGGTATGCCGCCTCTTGGATGTGTTCCATATATGAGAAAATTGGGTGGGAGAAATTCTAAAAGCTGTGCAGAGGATCAAAATGAAGCTGCATTAATATACAATGCCAAGCTCATGAAAATGCTCAACTCTTCCATACCCAATCTTCCTTTATCCAAAGTGGTCTACTTGGACATTTACAAGGCAATGCTTGATATAATCCATCATCCTCATAGCTATG GAATGGAGGTGGTTGACAAAAGCTGTTGCTCTATTGGATTACAAGCAGCAGCTTCAGTTGGAGGGGAGACATGCTTAGATAGTTCTAGGTACTTGTTTTGGGACAACATCCATCCCACCCAAAAAGGATATACACTCCTTGTTGATCAAATCCTTCctcttcatttcaacaatttctttTGA